One Dehalococcoidia bacterium genomic window, CGCACCGGAGACGGTAGTCCAGATCGAGTTGTTCGTAGACCGCTCCCATTCCCACGAATAGGTGGTGGTGTCCGGGTTATCTGCGTCGGTCAGCGTGGCCGAAATGGATTCACCGATGATTGGTTGACTGAGCGACAGGGCCAGCGTGCCGTCGGTGCCAGGCACGGTGACCGTTGCGGCCTCGACGGCGGTAGCTGTAACCATGCTAAGAGAGTCACTTCCGTGGCTGGCGTCAGTGTAGGCCACCGTGATCCGCAGGAAGTAACCCACGTCTCCATCAACCGGCGTGTACGTGTTGTTCGTCGCACCGGAGATGTTGGTGAAGTTACCAGTGGCGGACGCACCGCTGGCCCACTGCCAGCCAGTTACTACTTCCTCGTCACCCTCGTCCAACTCGGCCGTCCGCTGTACGCCGACCTTCACCTCGTTGCCTGGGGATGATATGGATACGGAGCCGGGCTCATCGATGTTCGTGACCGTTACTGTGACGCTCATCGTGTCAGAGATATTGTCGCTGGAGGCCTTCACGGTCACGTTGTAAACGTTGTTACTATCCGCGTCTGTGGGGGCCTCGTAGTTCGGCGTGGAACGGAATGTCAGCACGCCACCCGCGGAGATCATGAATTCTGACGCGTCTGCACCTTCGAGCGACCAGGTAGCCCCGGGTGCTTCAGAGCCTCTCGCCATGAAGCTAGCC contains:
- a CDS encoding cadherin repeat domain-containing protein — protein: MSNKDGSASTADPNPDLVTAIDVEGTDPDTLTYTLGGTDASLFEIDWETAQVSLRSGMKVDFEAGDTHTVTVTATDPSLESDTMTLTINVVKVDEKPTFSRKGLSVQGPATDSYPENETRDVASFMARGSEAPGATWSLEGADASEFMISAGGVLTFRSTPNYEAPTDADSNNVYNVTVKASSDNISDTMSVTVTVTNIDEPGSVSISSPGNEVKVGVQRTAELDEGDEEVVTGWQWASGASATGNFTNISGATNNTYTPVDGDVGYFLRITVAYTDASHGSDSLSMVTATAVEAATVTVPGTDGTLALSLSQPIIGESISATLTDADNPDTTTYSWEWERSTNNSIWTTVSGATGATYTVGTADAGNYLRATLTYTDDSGAGQTATAATTRRVPVDAQYDTNFDGTIDAPEVLAAVTDYFNSPGTPSDQQRVLQVVALYFAGLNQ